A genome region from Flavobacterium sp. CFS9 includes the following:
- a CDS encoding DUF58 domain-containing protein: protein MKIESEIEKVSSFQHLEMLANQVVEGFISGMHKSPFHGFSAEFAEHKVYNAGESTKHIDWKLFAKTDRLYTKRFEEETNLRCHIIVDNSSSMHYPELKSNQPFYEKKIGFSVLASAVLMNILKKQRDAVGLSVFSDSYEYYAPEKGSDRHHRMLLNKLEQLLEQPKAKKSTDTITYLHQIAEKMHRRSMIILFTDMFQAEEDEKLFNALQHLKHNKHKVVLFHVVDDQTELKFDFDNTPRKFIDLESGEEVSIFADNVKAEYEKRVEGYFKNLALTCAKNHIKYVPVNVGDNFEKILTTYLVEKQNFG from the coding sequence ATGAAAATTGAATCGGAAATAGAAAAAGTCTCCAGTTTTCAACATCTCGAAATGCTTGCCAATCAGGTGGTAGAAGGATTTATTTCGGGGATGCACAAAAGTCCGTTTCATGGATTTTCGGCAGAGTTTGCTGAGCATAAAGTGTATAATGCCGGAGAAAGTACGAAACATATCGACTGGAAGCTGTTTGCCAAAACAGATCGTTTGTACACCAAACGTTTTGAGGAAGAAACCAATTTGAGATGTCATATTATTGTCGATAATTCATCGTCTATGCATTATCCTGAATTGAAATCAAATCAGCCCTTTTACGAAAAGAAAATAGGGTTTTCAGTTCTGGCTTCTGCTGTATTGATGAATATTCTTAAAAAACAACGTGATGCTGTTGGTTTGAGCGTGTTCTCGGACAGTTATGAATATTATGCTCCGGAGAAAGGAAGTGATCGCCATCACAGAATGCTGCTCAATAAATTAGAACAGTTACTGGAACAGCCAAAAGCTAAAAAAAGTACCGATACGATTACGTATCTGCATCAGATTGCGGAGAAAATGCATCGTCGTTCGATGATTATTCTTTTTACAGACATGTTTCAGGCCGAAGAGGATGAGAAGCTTTTTAACGCCTTACAGCATTTGAAACACAACAAACATAAAGTAGTACTGTTTCATGTGGTTGATGATCAAACAGAACTAAAGTTTGACTTTGATAACACACCGCGTAAGTTCATTGACTTAGAATCGGGTGAAGAAGTATCGATTTTTGCCGATAATGTAAAAGCGGAATATGAAAAAAGGGTAGAAGGGTATTTTAAAAACCTGGCTTTAACCTGTGCAAAGAACCATATTAAGTACGTTCCGGTAAATGTAGGCGATAATTTTGAAAAAATATTGACGACATATTTGGTTGAAAAACAAAACT